From Cellulomonas oligotrophica, a single genomic window includes:
- a CDS encoding M20/M25/M40 family metallo-hydrolase encodes MLAADTVSPLEGGDGRGYVAATNLVEAGAVGRGFRVVDRVHPRLDELSDPLVPEAVRTLAAADPDLLTERQPSLVLAVGRTDDPARMIAIDFHLDTVGPHVPPTLDGYVLRGRGTVDDKGPGIAALVGVARAFAERPQLRDEVGVVVLCVPAEEGGALGTFGTRLVLRRTGLRAALMVFAEPTGGEVLDAASAVMTPVIAVHGEDSTDDHPYAGTNATLALSHAALILTSRLAPVAERVGAKLCVAGISTGTSHNRVYGRGELRLNIAYYDDEARDQLDRTLAETVAGLGADFRRSYGDVPPAREIGRRHEELVSLRWLKRGYPALLNRHPALEAVLDQAGLHRRDGVADGTACTCDAIWGPGHADYVVVCGPGDLDRNGAHTDGEWVDVRDLDTYAERMYDLVQRFAAHVRASSTTLHYQKETR; translated from the coding sequence GTGCTGGCGGCGGACACCGTCTCACCGCTCGAGGGCGGCGACGGACGGGGGTACGTCGCAGCGACGAACCTCGTGGAGGCCGGCGCCGTGGGCCGCGGGTTCCGCGTGGTCGACCGCGTCCACCCCCGGCTGGATGAGCTCTCCGACCCACTGGTGCCCGAGGCGGTGCGCACTCTTGCCGCGGCCGACCCGGATCTTCTCACCGAGCGGCAGCCGAGCCTCGTGCTCGCCGTCGGTCGCACGGACGACCCGGCACGGATGATCGCGATCGACTTCCACCTCGACACGGTCGGACCACACGTCCCTCCGACGCTCGACGGCTACGTCCTGCGAGGGCGCGGGACCGTTGACGACAAAGGACCCGGCATCGCTGCCCTTGTCGGTGTCGCGCGCGCTTTCGCCGAGCGACCGCAGCTGCGCGACGAGGTGGGCGTCGTCGTCCTGTGCGTCCCTGCCGAAGAGGGCGGCGCCCTCGGGACCTTCGGCACCCGGCTCGTCCTGCGCCGTACAGGCTTACGCGCTGCCCTGATGGTCTTCGCGGAGCCGACCGGCGGTGAGGTCCTCGACGCTGCCAGTGCCGTCATGACCCCGGTCATCGCCGTGCACGGGGAGGACAGCACGGACGACCACCCGTACGCCGGCACCAATGCGACCCTCGCGCTCAGCCATGCAGCGCTCATCCTGACCTCGCGTCTCGCACCTGTCGCCGAGCGGGTCGGAGCGAAGCTCTGCGTTGCGGGCATCTCGACCGGCACCTCCCACAACCGCGTGTACGGACGCGGCGAGCTCAGGCTCAACATCGCGTACTACGACGACGAGGCGCGCGACCAGCTCGATCGGACTCTCGCCGAGACGGTCGCAGGCCTCGGTGCGGACTTTCGTCGTTCGTACGGGGACGTCCCGCCGGCCCGTGAGATAGGTCGACGGCACGAGGAGCTCGTCAGCCTGAGGTGGCTCAAGCGGGGATATCCGGCGCTGCTCAATCGCCACCCCGCCCTGGAGGCGGTTCTGGACCAAGCCGGGCTGCACCGCCGCGACGGGGTCGCCGACGGCACGGCCTGCACCTGCGACGCCATCTGGGGGCCCGGTCACGCCGACTACGTCGTCGTGTGCGGGCCGGGCGACCTCGACCGCAACGGCGCGCACACGGACGGCGAATGGGTCGACGTGCGCGACCTCGACACCTACGCCGAGCGGATGTACGACCTCGTCCAGAGGTTCGCGGCGCACGTCCGCGCCAGCTCGACGACCTTGCACTACCAGAAGGAGACGAGATGA
- a CDS encoding DegT/DnrJ/EryC1/StrS family aminotransferase, whose amino-acid sequence MTLSVTWTVRQPLDAARLEECVWAAARSDEFILKSASEQLEDRLTRDLPEWQAVGVSGLAGAVLVLTLSAEDDANAVVVKGAEATASAAVAAAVRSGARRLSVGDRPGGRWVVTDVTTREQQWPADHGARTDATTERTRREVVVVREPSSIAAVTDADAILLDLSGAQEVRVAGELAVLLTRDDATAACWRALRNHGQPVGRRFHHEHVGVNARVDELNARYVLAELAEHADRADRLRGMRGELVGAWSDAGAQDVPDAAVGGGVAIGARSRLAAALADAGVSVRPWHPGRVLVPVHGGWGPDHLDVLRDLQVVASGVAR is encoded by the coding sequence ATGACGCTCTCCGTCACCTGGACTGTCCGGCAACCGCTCGACGCCGCACGCCTGGAGGAGTGCGTATGGGCGGCGGCGCGGTCCGACGAGTTCATCCTCAAGTCCGCGTCCGAGCAGCTGGAGGACCGACTGACGCGCGACCTGCCGGAGTGGCAAGCGGTCGGTGTCAGCGGTCTGGCCGGCGCGGTTCTCGTGCTCACGCTCTCCGCCGAGGACGACGCGAACGCCGTCGTCGTCAAGGGCGCCGAGGCCACGGCGTCCGCTGCAGTCGCGGCCGCCGTCCGGTCAGGGGCGCGCCGCCTGTCCGTCGGTGATCGACCGGGGGGCAGGTGGGTCGTCACTGACGTCACCACGCGGGAGCAGCAATGGCCCGCCGACCACGGCGCCCGCACCGACGCGACGACGGAGCGGACCCGGCGCGAGGTTGTCGTCGTCCGTGAGCCCAGCTCGATAGCGGCCGTGACGGACGCCGACGCGATCCTGCTCGACCTGTCGGGCGCGCAGGAGGTCCGGGTGGCGGGCGAGCTCGCCGTCCTGCTCACCCGCGACGACGCGACCGCGGCATGCTGGCGTGCGCTGCGCAACCACGGCCAGCCCGTCGGCCGGCGTTTCCACCACGAGCACGTCGGGGTGAACGCCCGCGTTGACGAGCTGAACGCGCGCTATGTGCTCGCCGAGCTCGCGGAGCACGCCGACCGTGCGGACCGCCTGCGCGGCATGCGGGGCGAGCTCGTCGGGGCGTGGTCCGACGCCGGCGCGCAGGACGTCCCCGACGCAGCAGTCGGCGGTGGTGTCGCGATTGGTGCGAGGTCACGACTCGCGGCCGCCCTCGCCGACGCCGGCGTCTCCGTGCGCCCGTGGCACCCCGGGCGGGTGCTCGTGCCCGTGCACGGAGGCTGGGGGCCCGACCATCTGGACGTCCTGCGCGACTTGCAGGTCGTCGCCTCGGGCGTCGCCCGATGA
- a CDS encoding sugar phosphate isomerase/epimerase family protein, which produces MLGIGDEGAAAPADQVRLHRLLGWSALELRTLDGVPLHDVHDATHRALADQLDAAGMGVPVLDTPVGGWSVDVGTSFETELRTLERYVELARLYGAGYLRVMSYPGDGRDPGRWRDEAIRRVGALARVAGDSGVVLLHENCHGWASSGPQATLELLAEVGTEHLGLLFDTGNGISYGYDSVEFLAPVIEHVRHVHLKDSVHVDGRAAFVPPGEGESRVAECVRMLEGSGYRGLYSIEPHLHLVPHESRTGKPSAMADAYVDYGRSAAALLAAAGVREVTGADT; this is translated from the coding sequence TTGCTCGGTATCGGCGACGAGGGCGCCGCCGCGCCGGCGGACCAGGTCAGGCTGCACCGGCTCCTCGGCTGGTCGGCCCTCGAGCTGCGGACGCTCGACGGAGTCCCGTTGCACGACGTCCATGACGCGACCCACCGCGCCCTCGCTGACCAGCTCGACGCCGCGGGCATGGGCGTGCCAGTGCTCGACACGCCCGTGGGTGGGTGGTCGGTGGACGTCGGCACGAGCTTCGAGACCGAGCTCCGGACGCTGGAGCGGTACGTCGAGCTGGCGCGGCTGTACGGCGCGGGTTACCTGCGGGTGATGTCGTACCCCGGCGACGGCCGTGACCCGGGCCGTTGGCGCGACGAGGCGATCCGTCGGGTCGGCGCGCTGGCAAGGGTCGCAGGTGACTCCGGGGTGGTCCTGCTGCACGAGAACTGCCACGGCTGGGCGTCGAGCGGCCCGCAGGCCACCCTGGAGCTGCTCGCCGAGGTCGGCACCGAGCACCTGGGCCTGCTCTTCGACACCGGCAACGGCATCTCGTACGGGTACGACTCGGTGGAGTTTCTCGCGCCCGTCATCGAGCACGTGCGGCACGTCCACCTCAAGGACTCGGTGCACGTCGACGGTCGTGCCGCATTCGTCCCGCCCGGAGAGGGCGAGTCTCGCGTCGCGGAGTGTGTCCGCATGCTCGAGGGCTCGGGGTACCGGGGCCTGTACAGCATCGAGCCGCACCTGCACCTCGTGCCGCACGAGTCACGCACCGGGAAGCCGTCCGCTATGGCCGACGCCTACGTCGACTACGGCCGTTCCGCGGCTGCGCTGCTGGCAGCCGCCGGTGTCCGGGAGGTCACCGGTGCTGACACCTGA
- a CDS encoding Gfo/Idh/MocA family protein codes for MRLGIVGLGAIAREFVAAADELPDVHVTAVCDLDPVRLAELAGPGVTTFTSHTQLAASGVCDAVVVALPNDLHASVVSDLLAAGLDVCCEKPLTLDPADAERLVALAGTRGRVLRTASHRRFNRHLVELRDRVRATGRAVERVAVRYLEDISEHTGGERWYLDRERCGGGCIVDNGPNAIDMARVVVGSLTLHDATLGDVRQGVEYYAQLTLRSADGARVDVELDWAYPDGEAKDVVVTMDDGSTLTADMLEGFDAFKSSLRHEYVGILADFAAAVARTRAGEPEQVEPDQEELVRLVRDAAVLGRRKHVRLRMPSKRDVRTNVVRLLFHETLHRGMRLAPAGSACVRAGDIHELVVTRDDVDDAEALIDHIAYVGFLEFTDPAMLTRGDTFWYGEELLGWFAGYDESHLPNHLNLILHGPRLVTAEDLDLRPGDTIVVKEGPQREFRVSSDPGAWANQGGPRG; via the coding sequence ATGAGACTCGGCATCGTCGGGCTGGGAGCGATCGCGCGCGAGTTCGTCGCGGCCGCGGACGAGCTTCCTGACGTCCACGTCACCGCGGTATGCGACCTCGATCCCGTCCGCCTCGCCGAACTGGCTGGCCCTGGCGTCACGACGTTCACCTCGCACACCCAGCTCGCCGCGTCGGGCGTCTGCGACGCCGTCGTGGTGGCGCTACCGAACGACCTGCACGCGTCCGTCGTCAGCGATCTGCTCGCCGCCGGCTTGGACGTCTGTTGCGAGAAGCCGCTCACGCTCGACCCCGCAGACGCCGAGCGCCTGGTGGCGCTCGCTGGCACGCGAGGTCGCGTGCTGCGCACCGCGTCCCACCGTCGGTTCAACCGTCACCTAGTCGAGCTCCGCGACCGGGTGCGTGCGACCGGGCGCGCCGTCGAACGCGTCGCGGTCCGATACCTGGAGGACATCAGCGAGCACACGGGCGGCGAGCGGTGGTACCTCGACCGCGAGCGGTGCGGTGGTGGGTGCATCGTCGACAACGGCCCGAATGCGATCGACATGGCACGGGTGGTCGTCGGATCTCTGACGCTCCACGACGCGACTCTGGGCGACGTGCGTCAGGGCGTCGAGTACTACGCGCAGCTCACGTTGCGCAGTGCCGACGGCGCGCGGGTCGATGTTGAGCTCGACTGGGCCTACCCCGACGGCGAGGCCAAGGACGTGGTCGTCACGATGGACGACGGTTCCACGCTGACCGCTGACATGCTTGAGGGGTTCGACGCGTTCAAGTCGTCGCTGCGGCACGAGTACGTCGGCATTCTCGCTGACTTCGCGGCAGCCGTCGCGCGCACCCGCGCCGGCGAGCCCGAGCAGGTGGAGCCCGACCAGGAGGAGCTGGTCCGGCTGGTGCGCGATGCGGCGGTGCTCGGTCGGCGCAAGCACGTCCGGCTGCGCATGCCGAGCAAGCGCGATGTCCGCACGAACGTCGTGCGCCTGCTGTTTCACGAGACCCTCCACCGCGGCATGCGGCTGGCCCCCGCCGGCTCCGCGTGCGTCCGTGCTGGGGACATCCACGAGCTTGTCGTGACGCGCGACGACGTGGACGACGCCGAAGCGCTCATCGACCACATCGCCTACGTCGGGTTCCTGGAGTTCACGGACCCGGCGATGCTCACGCGTGGTGACACGTTCTGGTACGGCGAGGAGCTGCTCGGCTGGTTCGCGGGGTACGACGAGAGCCACCTCCCCAACCACCTCAACCTGATCCTGCACGGCCCGCGGCTGGTCACTGCCGAGGACCTCGACCTTCGGCCCGGCGACACGATCGTCGTCAAGGAGGGGCCGCAGCGCGAGTTTCGGGTCAGCAGCGACCCCGGCGCCTGGGCCAACCAAGGGGGACCGCGTGGTTGA